Proteins encoded together in one Phyllostomus discolor isolate MPI-MPIP mPhyDis1 chromosome 6, mPhyDis1.pri.v3, whole genome shotgun sequence window:
- the LOC114500789 gene encoding histone-lysine N-methyltransferase PRDM9-like isoform X1: protein MGTNTADPTNLAHLPFSNLELRRKEMNMKMYSPQERKDCVYQEVNDPQDDDYLYCEKCQNFFIDSCAVHGPPTFVRDSAVDKGHPYRSALTLPPGLRIGPSGIPEAGLGVWNEAADLPVGLHFGPYEGHITEDGEAAKSRYSWLITKGRNCYEYVDGKDKSWANWMRYVNYARDDEEQNLVAFQYHGQIFYRTCRVIRPGCELLVWCGDEYGQELGSKWGSKWKRELTSGRENKPQWGIASEITSSSSERTWWIGQRATGVRRVRSVVVEKF from the exons ATGGGAACTAACACTGCAGACCCCACCAACCTTGCTCACCTGCCCTTCTCCAACTTAGAACTCAGGAGAAAGGAGATGAACATGAAGATGTACAGCCCACAagaaagaaaggactgtgtgtacCAAGAGGTCAATGATCCCCAGGATGATGACTACCTTT ATTGTGAGAAGTGTCAGAACTTCTTCATCGACAGCTGTGCTGTGCATGGGCCCCCTACATTTGTAAGGGACAGTGCAGTGGACAAGGGGCATCCCTACCgctcagccctcaccctgccccctgggttGAGAATTGGGCCCTCGGGCAtccctgaggctgggcttggaGTGTGGAATGAGGCAGCTGACTTGCCAGTGGGTCTGCACTTTGGCCCTTATGAAGGACACATCACAGAAGATGGAGAGGCAGCCAAGAGCAGATACTCCTGGCTG ATCACCAAAGGGAGAAACTGCTATGAGTATGTGGATGGAAAGGACAAATCCTGGGCCAACTGGATGAG GTATGTGAACTATGCTCGGGATGATGAAGAGCAGAACCTGGTGGCCTTTCAATACCACGGGCAGATTTTCTACCGAACCTGCCGGGTCATCAGGCCGGGCTGTGAGCTGCTGGTCTGGTGTGGGGACGAgtatggccaggagctgggcagcaagtGGGGCAGCAAGTGGAAGAGAGAGCTCACGTCTGGGAGAG aaaataaaccccAGTGGGGAATCGCCTCAGAGATTACTTCATCTTCAAGTGAGAGAACATGGTGGATTGGCCAGAGAGCAACAGGGGTCAGGCGTGTAAGAAGTGTGGTTGTGGAAAAATTTTGA
- the LOC114500789 gene encoding histone-lysine N-methyltransferase PRDM9-like isoform X2: MGTNTADPTNLAHLPFSNLELRRKEMNMKMYSPQERKDCVYQEVNDPQDDDYLYCEKCQNFFIDSCAVHGPPTFVRDSAVDKGHPYRSALTLPPGLRIGPSGIPEAGLGVWNEAADLPVGLHFGPYEGHITEDGEAAKSRYSWLITKGRNCYEYVDGKDKSWANWMRYVNYARDDEEQNLVAFQYHGQIFYRTCRVIRPGCELLVWCGDEYGQELGSKWGSKWKRELTSGRDFSLAGVAQWIE, translated from the exons ATGGGAACTAACACTGCAGACCCCACCAACCTTGCTCACCTGCCCTTCTCCAACTTAGAACTCAGGAGAAAGGAGATGAACATGAAGATGTACAGCCCACAagaaagaaaggactgtgtgtacCAAGAGGTCAATGATCCCCAGGATGATGACTACCTTT ATTGTGAGAAGTGTCAGAACTTCTTCATCGACAGCTGTGCTGTGCATGGGCCCCCTACATTTGTAAGGGACAGTGCAGTGGACAAGGGGCATCCCTACCgctcagccctcaccctgccccctgggttGAGAATTGGGCCCTCGGGCAtccctgaggctgggcttggaGTGTGGAATGAGGCAGCTGACTTGCCAGTGGGTCTGCACTTTGGCCCTTATGAAGGACACATCACAGAAGATGGAGAGGCAGCCAAGAGCAGATACTCCTGGCTG ATCACCAAAGGGAGAAACTGCTATGAGTATGTGGATGGAAAGGACAAATCCTGGGCCAACTGGATGAG GTATGTGAACTATGCTCGGGATGATGAAGAGCAGAACCTGGTGGCCTTTCAATACCACGGGCAGATTTTCTACCGAACCTGCCGGGTCATCAGGCCGGGCTGTGAGCTGCTGGTCTGGTGTGGGGACGAgtatggccaggagctgggcagcaagtGGGGCAGCAAGTGGAAGAGAGAGCTCACGTCTGGGAGAG atttttccctggctggtgtggctcaatggattgagtga